In Cydia pomonella isolate Wapato2018A chromosome 27, ilCydPomo1, whole genome shotgun sequence, a single genomic region encodes these proteins:
- the LOC133532627 gene encoding uncharacterized protein LOC133532627 isoform X2, which translates to MADDIDIEEHDVLDSLRRRHEQPDPSIVKSEPLEIEYEDPNYDHHQQWDWDKDKVEIKIEPHTDEEFRFGKIILGSKPTQLPEENDQETPGGSQVSEEEYNYNMSLVLDDWGPVLDRSDCYCKICEILFATVNALDAHKMIAHSFLVATDKQPSPERNKAFKSTAKPSNVVSNDNTCRICHFQFKGTVGKSNLLRHYKNIHRVDPKTVNTSDFKSWRICNHCNLYFPNDTSLVKHLYELLPLNNKTPTKDDKRNVGQAVIPKPVSNVVRNIPKAVKSTTSKTSNVSLVNSPNKKEVTSVTPMPNRIILGSKPMAVKSENINETDDPNKRTCEREKKFNSENQKQPNKIKLTDTKVRYKCLLCNEIFTTEYGVKKHRKKHPSRMKRKRIFVKLVNKINKVIVNPHLKKEPVKVKPNLIKKETQVYPSKAIVKKAVVEEDKGIIVSKSTLFKCNRCSVHFLTCTGACQHSIVCETSSNIRDWACPLCQRVFKNAEKAAHEYQHKMLKAHTFKVYVVYLEMIVRILCQCPNCFVCFEEDKFWRHVNGGCNDTASYYCNECRLPIDIHSKANHDSKHKQGDFTRDDFIKIDYVSSKPVGVPKKIETEAIEEIRSPVKVKVESGTPRKGLKRKLELPAVPPKKRKGPTHELILYYCQFCKAYLGNKSDIHISGSCKTRQKGRRGLCKSCGIYFRQSYYLKHMSLHVKNPNLTIADITFFKLADLKKTKPVQVLHPCKACKVHFLTKSVQRVHKCEETASTTCQICQKKIEIDLFDAHMRIHNYVIPREIKSVSDMLQMPSKSQNDTKSPVTQKLTKKETKSPLTKLPDLLMKYQSLTALWNILYLCAICDTFTDSYDKVVEHCQNHLTNMENYGVLIMKCEKCDMKFDSECYKRHLELHADNKISKKTFQILKYEHYNLFSDKWFDFIKLPEEQKSQIVSRSIYGGNRCVKMKLIQQGPPEYTLYKCEKCQNCVVADTIVYHVKLANCCKAHKVPCSVCDMTFAIRRDCEEHERIHETTGLGLQSFRIVSFNDANDAEANITIMSYDNENHGSKSKISFTDDEIAPKTPKLSQNSAPLKSFVFYKCAECQTCIAHMRNFPKHACNSLPKRQCPLCGILHSAKQFSKHQNLHKKFSFSRKNVITKTINKDGKVINIKKQTPEKKQKNINNTQNQTNDNTDQRPKLYKCFCGLHFTSLTAIERHYKSKNCSTVIREKCSQCNLVFDPIEVVNHLCKHHAQNQAKTFNIITPNKKTLYKCGLCHVLFYHKTAAFPHKAKCTGNFCGKKCDKCGLAFDATSLATHMVDHERNNKLRTDCYVIVKIPDETIPEIEKGLHPKILYKCKSCDLHFLRRSSARNHITKRTDCGTTVTETCKICKRKFPAKSILRHVAWQHKKLKIKEFNVRELIFGVNSKFPNVVQKKEMVKPTVNKEEVVIPQKLPLAVTLYRCVKCMLLFTDESSLLTHLEDRCSKELTDECEECNVKFASKNIRDHNRQHGPGLALSMTIVEDVQAPQIPDKETERKLSPTPLDPKEHPVYKCTVCNLHYVNRNTLTKHECKPTEAFKCEVCDLAFTKKSLFRHKPIHEKHNIKKEDVVILTLADLFKIPESSDNIITETRDDQSPHPPPPKNHILDRYDNKLYKCTVCNIHYLTQASLEKHKECIPDAGTKCEVCDIAFTSYSLKRHILIHEKYNFQKEDFVILTLTDLDPSWIKRRVQNKQEVEENTSLDSSSIPESKEVLESAEKIEPDKAQQGEPKEDTHASNITHMLYKCAECNVYFNRRITCHKHIVNHTPLDPKKYIECKLCGFQFTLMGLPAHIKKNHANSFNLHEVLVEEYKPNDIKTHETYYASEKDQSTLVSTSEDVKNDSNIRKENDCEVSSCNEIAENVDSSDNSSKQDNIDIDITGKSRSSNDLEEITEPNSSNINEIIDSSDNGTMMNTDIADDKTKVNDRVSNNFEDITEPNPNSDGRVESSPNNSTQVNVDAEDKTKVIGQDSNYKEINESNSKEDKSNS; encoded by the exons ATGGCGGACGACATAGACATTGAAGAGCATGATGTGCTGGACAGTCTGCGCCGGCGCCATGAACAGCCTGACCCTTCTATCGTCAAGTCTGAGCCTCTGGAGATTGAGTATGAAG ACCCCAACTACGACCACCACCAACAGTGGGACTGGGACAAAGATAAAGTGGAAATAAAGATAGAACCACATACAGACGAAGAGTTTCGATTCGGCAAAATTATACTCGGCAGCAAACCGACCCAGCTACCCGAGGAAAATGACCAGGAAACTCCTGGCGGCAGCCAAGTTAGCGAGGAGGAATATAATTACAATATGTCACTAGTTTTAGACGATTGGGGTCCTGTTTTAGACAGAAGTGATTGCTATTGCAAAATATGTGAAATCCTTTTTGCTACAGTCAACGCATTAGACGCCCATAAAATGATCGCCCATTCCTTCCTTGTAGCCACGGATAAACAGCCAAGCCCGGAAAGAAATAAGGCATTCAAAAGCACAGCCAAACCTAGTAATGTAGTAAGTAATGATAACACTTGTAGAATATGTCATTTCCAATTCAAAGGGACTGTTGGCAAATCAAATCTATTAAGACACTACAAAAATATCCATCGGGTTGATCCAAAAACCGTAAACACCAGTGACTTTAAAAGTTGGAGGATTTGCAACCATTGCAATTTATATTTTCCGAATGATACTTCTTTAGTGAAACACTTGTATGAATTGTTgcctttaaataataaaactccGACTAAAGATGATAAAAGGAATGTTGGACAGGCGGTGATACCCAAACCGGTGTCAAATGTTGTCAGAAATATTCCTAAAGCAGTCAAATCTACAACTAGTAAGACTTCAAATGTTTCACTTGTTAACTCTCCAAATAAAAAAGAGGTAACATCAGTGACTCCTATGCCAAACCGAATTATATTAGGATCTAAACCTATGGCAgttaaaagtgaaaatattaatgaaacTGACGACCCAAACAAAAGAACATGTGAAAGGGAAAAGAAATTTAATTCGGAAAACCAGAAGCAGCCTAATAAGATCAAGTTGACAGATACAAAAGTTAGGTACAAATGTCTCTTATGTAATGAAATTTTCACAACTGAGTATGGAGTAAAGAAACACAGGAAAAAACATCCATCCAGGATGAAAAGGAAACGCATTTTCGTCAAATTAgtcaacaaaataaacaaagtcATAGTGAATCCTCACTTGAAGAAAGAACCTGTTAAAGTGAAGCCAAACTTGATAAAGAAAGAAACACAAGTGTATCCATCAAAGGCTATCGTTAAAAAAGCTGTTGTTGAAGAAGACAAAGGTATAATAGTTTccaaatcaactttgtttaaaTGCAATAGATGTTCCGTTCATTTTTTGACTTGCACTGGGGCTTGCCAACACTCCATAGTGTGTGAGACATCTTCCAACATCCGGGACTGGGCCTGCCCGCTGTGCCAGCGAGTCTTCAAGAATGCAGAAAAAGCTGCGCACGAGTATCAACACAAAATGTTAAAAGCCCACACGTTTAAAGTGTATGTAGTGTATTTAGAAATGATCGTCCGGATCCTTTGCCAGTGTCCAAATTGCTTCGTCTGTTTTGAAGAAGACAAATTCTGGAGACATGTCAACGGTGGATGCAATGACACGGCTTCTTATTATTGCAATGAATGTAGATTGCCAATTGACATCCACTCAAAGGCCAATCATGATAGCAAACATAAGCAGGGAGACTTCACCCGGGATGACTTTATTAAGATCGATTATGTTTCTTCCAAGCCCGTAGGTGTTCCAAAGAAAATCGAAACTGAAGCCATTGAAGAAATAAGAAGCCCCGTGAAAGTAAAGGTTGAGAGCGGGACGCCGAGAAAGGGACTGAAACGAAAATTGGAGTTGCCAGCGGTCCCACCCAAAAAAAGGAAGGGGCCTACGCATGAACTCATTTTGTATTATTGTCAATTTTGCAAGGCATATTTGGGGAACAAATCTGATATACACATAAGTGGGAGCTGTAAAACGAGACAAAAAGGAAGACGAGGGTTATGTAAAAGTTGTGGAATATACTTTAGACAATCATATTACTTGAAGCACATGTCCTTGCACGTTAAAAACCCCAATCTAACTATTGCCGACATCACTTTCTTTAAGTTGGCAGATTTGAAGAAGACAAAGCCAGTGCAGGTACTCCATCCGTGCAAGGCATGCAAAGTGCACTTCTTGACTAAGTCAGTCCAACGTGTTCACAAGTGCGAAGAAACAGCCAGCACCACCTGTCagatatgtcaaaagaaaatagAGATAGATCTGTTCGATGCACACATGCGAATACATAACTATGTTATCCCCCGTGAGATTAAAAGTGTCAGTGATATGTTACAGATGCCAAGTAAGTCTCAAAATGACACAAAGTCACCAGTCACACAAAAGTTAACCAAAAAAGAGACTAAATCACCTCTAACCAAGTTACCAGATTTGCTTATGAAATACCAGTCGCTGACTGCTCTGTGGAATATCCTCTACCTCTGCGCTATTTGCGACACGTTTACAGATTCCTACGATAAAGTCGTAGAGCACTGTCAAAACCACCTCACCAACATGGAGAACTATGGAGTGCTCATAATGAAATGCGAGAAATGCGACATGAAATTCGACAGTGAATGTTACAAGCGGCATTTAGAACTGCACGCCGATAACAAGATAAGCAAGAAAACCTTCCAGATCTTGAAATACGAGCATTACAACCTGTTCTCGGATAAGTGGTTTGACTTTATTAAGTTGCCGGAAGAGCAGAAGTCACAGATTGTCAGCCGGAGTATATACGGTGGGAATAGGTGCGTGAAAATGAAGCTGATCCAGCAAGGACCCCCGGAATACACCCTGTATAAATGCGAGAAGTGTCAGAACTGTGTGGTTGCGGACACTATAGTGTACCACGTCAAACTCGCCAACTGCTGTAAGGCTCACAAAGTCCCGTGCTCCGTGTGTGACATGACTTTTGCCATCAGACGCGATTGTGAAGAACATGAAAGGATCCATGAGACAACTGGTCTCGGACTACAATCCTTCAGAATTGTCTCTTTCAACGACGCGAATGATGCCGAAGCTAATATAACGATCATGTCGTATGACAATGAAAACCATGGAAGTAAGAGTAAGATATCATTTACAGATGACGAAATTGCACCTAAAACTCCTAAGCTGAGTCAGAATAGTGCCCCTCTTAAATCGTTTGTGTTTTATAAGTGTGCAGAATGTCAGACGTGTATTGCCCATATGAGAAATTTTCCGAAACATGCGTGCAATAGCTTACCTAAGAGACAATGTCCCTTATGTGGAATCTTGCATAGTGCAAAGCAATTTTCAAAGCATCAAAACCTACATAAGAAGTTCTCGTTTTCGAGAAAGAATGTGATAACAAAAACTATCAATAAAGATGgaaaagtaattaatattaaaaaacaaactccagagaagaaacaaaaaaatataaacaatacacAAAATCAAACAAACGATAATACAGATCAAAGACCGAAACTGTATAAATGCTTCTGTGGTTTACATTTCACATCACTGACAGCTATTGAGAGGcattacaaatctaaaaatTGCAGCACTGTTATACGGGAGAAATGCAGCCAATGCAATTTGGTCTTCGACCCCATCGAGGTCGTGAACCATCTTTGCAAGCACCACGCCCAAAACCAAGCCAAAACATTCAACATTATCACGCCGAATAAAAAGACTTTGTACAAATGTGGTTTATGTCACGTTCTTTTCTACCACAAGACGGCAGCTTTCCCTCATAAAGCCAAATGCACTGGGAATTTCTGTGGGAAGAAATGTGACAAGTGCGGCCTGGCCTTCGACGCCACCAGCCTGGCCACACACATGGTCGACCACGAGCGCAACAATAAGCTTAGAACCGACTGCTACGTAATAGTTAAAATTCCTGATGAGACAATTCCTGAAATTGAAAAAGGACTACATCCGAAAATTCTTTATAAGTGCAAGTCCTGCGACCTTCATTTCTTAAGACGAAGTAGTGCTCGAAATCATATAACGAAGCGTACCGACTGCGGCACTACAGTAACGGAGACTTGCAAGATATGTAAACGTAAGTTCCCGGCTAAATCCATATTGAGACACGTGGCGTGGCAGCATAAGAAACTGAAGATCAAGGAATTTAACGTTAGAGAACTCATTTTTGGTGTTAACAGTAAATTTCCTAATGTCgttcaaaaaaaagaaatgGTAAAACCCACAGTAAATAAAGAAGAAGTGGTGATCCCGCAAAAATTGCCACTAGCAGTGACATTATACAGGTGCGTAAAGTGCATGTTGCTTTTCACCGATGAAAGTAGCCTGCTAACGCACCTTGAAGACAGGTGTAGTAAGGAGCTAACTGATGAATGTGAGGAATGCAATGTTAAATTCGCTTCTAAAAATATCAGGGATCATAATAGACAACATGGTCCCGGGCTGGCTTTATCCATGACTATCGTAGAAGATGTACAGGCACCTCAAATCCCTGACAAGGAAACAgaaagaaaattaagcccaaCTCCATTAGATCCAAAGGAACATCCAGTCTACAAATGCACAGTCTGCAATTTGCATTACGTAAACAGGAATACACTAACGAAACATGAATGTAAACCTACCGAGGCTTTCAAATGTGAAGTGTGTGATCTTGCCTTCACCAAAAAGAGTCTATTTCGTCACAAGCCAATCCATGAGAAACATAATATCAAAAAAGAAGATGTCGTCATTTTAACGTTGGCTGATCTTTTCAAAATACCTGAAAGTTCTGACAATATTATAACAGAAACTCGAGATGACCAAAGTCCACATCCTCCACCCCCGAAGAATCATATACTAGATAGATATGATAATAAACTGTACAAATGCACAGTTTGCAATATTCATTACCTAACCCAGGCCAGTCTTGAAAAACATAAAGAATGTATTCCTGACGCCGGTACGAAATGCGAAGTATGTGACATTGCTTTCACCAGTTACAGTCTGAAACGTCACATATTAATTCACGAGAAATACAATTTCCAAAAAGaagattttgttattttaactcTGACTGATTTAGACCCCAGTTGGATTAAACGCAGGGTACAGAACAAACAAGAAGTTGAGGAAAACACATCTTTAGATTCTAGTTCTATACCAGAATCTAAAGAAGTACTTGAGTCTGCAGAAAAGATTGAACCTGACAAAGCTCAACAAGGAGAACCGAAGGAAGACACTCACGCTTCAAATATCACACACATGTTATACAAATGTGCTGAATGCAATGTATACTTTAATAGACGAATAACATGCCACAAACATATCGTGAATCACACTCCGTTAGACCCCAAAAAATACATCGAGTGCAAACTCTGTGGTTTCCAATTCACCTTAATGGGTTTGCCGGCTCACATTAAGAAAAACCACgcaaattcatttaatttacatGAAGTGCTAGTAGAAGAATACAAACCTAACGATATCAAAACGCACGAAACGTATTACGCTAGCGAAAAAGATCAGTCTACATTGGTAAGCACGAGTGAGGATGTAAAGAACGATTCTAATATAAGAAAAGAAAATGATTGTGAGGTTTCAAGCTGTAACGAAATAGCGGAGAATGTTGACTCTTCAGATAACAGTAGTAAACAAGataatatagatatagatattaCAGGCAAAAGTCGAAGCAGCAATGATTTGGAAGAAATTACAGAACCTAATTCAAGTAACATTAATGAAATAATTGATTCATCAGATAATGGTACaatgatgaatacagatattgcTGATGATAAAACTAAAGTAAATGATCGAGTTAGCAACAATTTTGAAGACATTACTGAACCTAATCCAAATAGTGATGGACGAGTCGAATCTTCTCCCAATAACAGCACACAAGTAAATGTAGATGCTGAAGATAAGACAAAAGTGATTGGTCAAGATAGTAATTATAAAGAAATCAATGAATCGAACTCGAAAGAAGACAAAAGTAATAGTTGA